Proteins encoded in a region of the Paenibacillus pedocola genome:
- a CDS encoding precorrin-8X methylmutase yields MDFGTEFKPLTVQPQEIEGLSFQMITEELGGHDFSAEQYPVVQRIIHASADFELGRSLVFHPQAIEAGITAILQGMPVIADVRMVEAGIAKERIQRYGGEVRVHISDPDVIEEAKALGLTRAIVATRKACAAAQGGIYVIGNAPTALLELIRLIKEGTARPGLVIGMPVGFVSAAESKDELCKLDIPYITNIGRKGGSTVVVAAVNALSLLAVRQAEGK; encoded by the coding sequence GTGGATTTTGGGACGGAGTTTAAGCCGCTGACGGTACAGCCGCAGGAAATAGAAGGTCTGAGCTTCCAAATGATTACGGAGGAACTTGGCGGGCATGATTTCAGCGCCGAGCAGTATCCGGTGGTGCAGCGGATCATCCATGCTTCGGCCGATTTCGAGCTGGGGCGGAGTCTGGTGTTTCATCCCCAGGCGATTGAAGCGGGGATCACCGCGATACTGCAGGGAATGCCGGTTATCGCTGATGTGCGGATGGTGGAGGCGGGCATCGCCAAAGAGCGGATTCAGCGGTATGGCGGGGAAGTCCGTGTGCATATTTCGGATCCGGATGTTATCGAAGAAGCAAAAGCGCTGGGCCTGACCCGGGCGATTGTCGCCACGCGCAAAGCCTGTGCGGCTGCTCAGGGGGGAATCTATGTCATTGGCAATGCGCCAACGGCCCTCCTGGAATTGATACGTCTGATCAAAGAAGGAACAGCCCGGCCGGGGCTTGTCATCGGTATGCCGGTCGGCTTCGTATCCGCTGCTGAATCCAAGGATGAGCTGTGCAAGCTGGATATTCCTTATATAACGAATATCGGGCGCAAAGGCGGCAGCACTGTAGTTGTGGCAGCGGTGAATGCCCTTAGTCTGCTGGCCGTCCGTCAGGCTGAGGGGAAATAA
- a CDS encoding AAA family ATPase has product MKFERIENIIFANKNDVIYLMYDPWDDYGYCTTFTAYYHNEDIEDIGVVKIGCKALASRGIRGSSVNNFTSYSIKNLIPLGIQFNSLNELGENFFSLGQDLSYYKNVNALFPDENTDYYNNLNDLAYNFKLFNELYENGEPCVVNSLLRNLHISVVEQYHRVSKGYSELTDYSFSFKYLNEEKINIDVVRKSLPPSNIHVLIGRNGVGKTWLLRNMIINLLDNSSIFVELEQSKKYKISKDFYIDCKKNSFAGIIGLSFSVFDDALSIDIKNEKELPREKVEDFRKKYKYIGLIDKQENGEIRIKSVEDLWKEFLNSLKNIKKNKNKIDTYLETCENLNTDPMFSDNKFIEVLRRYFSKDKFSKSSSNASKKDKLVKRYFEKLSSGHMIIILSLTLLSDSIFEKTIVLIDEPETHLHPPLLSTYIRTLSYLLIKKNAVGIIATHSPIVLQEVPKKCVTKIERNDKHMQFTEVKTETFATSVDTLTREVFGLEVIKTGFYQLIEQELGRNFEESYSNFDENVGFLGQILMQSLLNKKKR; this is encoded by the coding sequence ATGAAATTCGAAAGAATTGAAAACATAATATTTGCGAATAAAAATGATGTTATTTATTTAATGTATGATCCTTGGGATGATTATGGGTACTGTACGACTTTTACAGCATATTATCATAATGAGGACATTGAGGACATTGGTGTAGTTAAAATTGGTTGCAAGGCATTAGCTAGCCGGGGAATCCGAGGATCTTCTGTAAATAATTTCACGTCTTATTCAATAAAAAACTTGATTCCATTAGGTATACAATTTAATAGTTTAAATGAGTTAGGAGAAAACTTCTTTTCTTTAGGGCAAGATTTAAGCTATTACAAGAATGTTAATGCATTATTTCCAGATGAAAATACCGATTATTATAACAATCTCAATGATTTAGCTTACAATTTCAAATTATTTAATGAGTTATATGAAAATGGAGAACCATGTGTAGTCAATTCCCTATTGAGAAATTTACATATTTCTGTAGTTGAACAATATCATCGTGTTTCTAAGGGCTACTCAGAACTAACAGACTATAGCTTTTCATTTAAATATTTAAACGAAGAAAAAATTAATATTGACGTAGTTAGAAAATCTCTTCCACCTAGTAATATACATGTATTGATTGGAAGAAATGGTGTGGGGAAAACGTGGCTTTTACGAAATATGATAATTAATTTACTTGATAATAGTTCTATATTCGTAGAACTCGAACAATCAAAGAAGTACAAAATCAGCAAAGATTTCTACATAGATTGCAAAAAAAATAGTTTTGCCGGAATCATTGGTCTTTCCTTCAGCGTATTCGATGATGCATTATCTATCGATATAAAGAACGAAAAAGAACTTCCACGTGAAAAAGTTGAGGATTTCAGAAAAAAATATAAATACATAGGCTTAATAGATAAGCAAGAAAATGGAGAAATTCGAATCAAATCAGTAGAGGATCTTTGGAAAGAGTTTCTAAATTCCCTTAAAAACATCAAAAAAAACAAGAATAAAATTGATACATATTTAGAAACCTGTGAAAATTTAAATACTGATCCTATGTTTAGTGATAATAAATTTATTGAAGTTCTTAGAAGATACTTTTCAAAAGATAAATTTTCCAAAAGTTCATCTAATGCTTCAAAAAAAGACAAATTAGTTAAGAGGTATTTTGAGAAATTAAGTTCCGGACATATGATAATAATTCTATCTTTAACATTACTTTCAGATTCAATATTTGAAAAAACAATTGTGTTGATAGATGAGCCAGAAACTCATTTACACCCACCATTACTATCGACTTATATTAGAACCTTGTCTTACCTGTTAATCAAAAAAAATGCAGTTGGAATTATTGCAACACATTCTCCTATTGTCTTGCAAGAAGTACCCAAAAAATGCGTTACTAAAATCGAACGAAACGATAAACACATGCAATTCACTGAAGTAAAAACAGAAACGTTTGCTACAAGTGTAGATACTCTGACCAGAGAGGTTTTTGGTCTGGAGGTTATTAAAACAGGTTTTTACCAGTTAATAGAACAAGAATTAGGAAGAAACTTTGAAGAAAGTTATAGCAATTTTGATGAGAATGTAGGATT
- a CDS encoding alpha-N-arabinofuranosidase: MANRMVLNTDIRKGTINRNIYGHFAEHLGRCIYEGIWVGEDSPIANTKGIRNDVVEALKEIKIPVLRWPGGCFADEYHWKDGIGPREGRKRMINTHWGGTVENNHFGTHEFMELCAMLECEPYINGNVGSGTVQEMSEWVEYLTFNGVSPMAELRQENGREEPWSVTYFGVGNENWGCGGNMRPEYYADLYRRYQTYVRNYGDNKIHRIACGANADDYNWTEVLMREATRFMDSITLHYYTLPTGEWHNKGAATGFETKEWFSTLEKALHMDELVTRHSVIMDKYDPEKRVGLIVDEWGTWYDVEPGTNPGFLYQQNSIRDALVAGLTLNIFHKHSDRVRMANIAQTINVLQAVILTEGEKMILTPTYHVFNMFKVHQDAELLDLALESGTYSFEGREIPEVSASASITAEGVIHISLCNLNHAAAAKLPLELRGLAGQAAEVTGTTLAGTAIDAHNTFSEPEAVAPQPFTAFQLEDGVLSLELPPMSVTVLEIKTKA, from the coding sequence ATGGCTAACCGTATGGTACTGAACACGGACATCCGCAAAGGAACCATTAACCGCAACATCTACGGACATTTCGCTGAACATCTGGGACGCTGTATCTATGAAGGCATCTGGGTGGGCGAAGATTCGCCGATTGCCAATACAAAGGGTATCCGCAACGATGTTGTGGAAGCGCTTAAGGAAATCAAGATTCCGGTGCTGCGCTGGCCGGGCGGCTGCTTTGCGGATGAATACCACTGGAAGGACGGCATCGGTCCGCGCGAAGGCCGCAAACGGATGATCAATACACACTGGGGCGGCACAGTGGAGAATAACCATTTTGGCACCCATGAATTTATGGAATTATGCGCCATGCTGGAATGTGAACCTTACATTAACGGCAATGTAGGCAGTGGAACCGTTCAGGAAATGTCCGAATGGGTGGAATATTTGACGTTTAACGGAGTTTCACCGATGGCTGAGCTGCGCCAGGAGAACGGACGCGAGGAGCCTTGGAGTGTGACTTATTTTGGCGTGGGGAATGAGAACTGGGGCTGCGGCGGAAACATGCGTCCAGAATATTACGCCGATCTGTACCGCCGTTACCAGACGTATGTCCGCAATTATGGCGACAATAAGATTCACCGTATCGCCTGCGGTGCGAATGCAGATGACTATAACTGGACAGAAGTGCTCATGCGTGAAGCCACCCGGTTCATGGATTCGATCACACTGCATTATTACACGCTGCCAACAGGGGAATGGCATAACAAAGGCGCGGCTACCGGTTTTGAGACCAAGGAATGGTTCTCTACGCTGGAGAAGGCATTGCACATGGATGAGCTGGTTACCCGTCACAGTGTCATTATGGATAAATATGATCCGGAGAAGCGCGTTGGCCTGATCGTCGATGAATGGGGAACCTGGTATGATGTTGAGCCGGGAACCAATCCGGGCTTCCTCTATCAGCAGAACTCCATCCGCGATGCGCTGGTTGCGGGCTTGACTCTGAACATTTTCCACAAGCACAGTGACCGGGTGCGGATGGCTAACATTGCCCAGACGATCAACGTGCTGCAGGCTGTAATTCTTACCGAAGGGGAGAAAATGATTCTGACGCCTACCTACCATGTTTTCAACATGTTTAAGGTGCATCAGGATGCAGAGCTGCTGGATTTGGCGCTGGAGAGCGGAACCTACAGCTTCGAAGGACGCGAAATTCCGGAGGTGTCGGCATCGGCTTCTATTACCGCAGAAGGCGTGATTCATATCAGCTTGTGCAACCTGAACCATGCAGCAGCAGCTAAGCTTCCGCTGGAGCTGCGCGGACTTGCCGGGCAGGCGGCAGAAGTGACCGGAACGACGCTTGCCGGAACGGCGATCGATGCCCATAATACCTTCAGTGAGCCGGAAGCAGTAGCTCCACAGCCGTTTACCGCCTTCCAGCTGGAAGACGGCGTCCTCAGCCTGGAGCTGCCTCCGATGTCGGTTACCGTACTGGAAATTAAGACGAAGGCTTAA
- a CDS encoding HNH endonuclease, which translates to MRCVYCGEPLNEINVSKEHVIHNALGGLLESKKICCKGCNSKLGEKDDSEFTKIFSAITENLNIKKSRESNPSKYNAIVTDKKGHVYNAVMKGKEVWSVFSQTGEYLNQNINLKELVPVELIFKVDDQALKKGFSKIAFNYAIHMDLSPDCLEMVFDSVNKKLLFNKSGVIPFVPLNFFDRSIEEEDLIDIKHAIILFSYGNLLIAYIELFSTFQFYVVLSQNWSGQAILHSYCQLVEKRDFDEEKIRKMIHIHDLKDMDIILNQYQLKLPDLCNEEECEEDECKENGCKENKIPRIFEKIENDAFNTIRKKEYEVDLWKYVYNQTLKYNCAEKLMSNINMKYYHEYMGYFIPESEESSEAINPNMFRIFNASNGENEIYIESILNEISLENFNEVVIPYTNGKMNRLSKIITENIFG; encoded by the coding sequence ATGAGATGCGTATATTGTGGGGAGCCTTTAAATGAAATTAACGTAAGTAAGGAACATGTCATTCATAATGCACTAGGGGGGTTACTAGAATCAAAGAAAATTTGTTGTAAAGGTTGTAACTCAAAACTTGGTGAGAAAGACGATTCAGAGTTTACAAAAATTTTTAGCGCCATTACGGAGAACTTGAATATTAAAAAATCGAGAGAATCTAATCCTTCAAAATACAATGCAATTGTTACTGATAAAAAAGGTCATGTATATAATGCGGTAATGAAAGGCAAGGAGGTATGGAGTGTATTTTCTCAAACAGGAGAGTACTTAAATCAAAATATTAACTTAAAAGAATTAGTCCCTGTTGAACTAATTTTTAAGGTTGATGATCAAGCGTTAAAAAAAGGATTCTCGAAAATTGCATTTAACTATGCCATACATATGGATCTATCGCCAGATTGTCTAGAAATGGTTTTTGACTCGGTAAATAAGAAACTATTATTTAATAAATCAGGTGTGATTCCTTTTGTACCTTTAAATTTTTTTGACAGATCCATTGAAGAAGAAGACCTCATTGATATTAAGCATGCAATTATATTATTTTCATATGGAAACCTATTGATTGCGTATATAGAGTTATTTAGTACTTTTCAGTTTTATGTTGTTTTATCTCAAAATTGGTCTGGGCAAGCTATACTTCATTCTTACTGTCAGTTAGTTGAAAAGAGAGATTTCGACGAAGAAAAAATTAGAAAGATGATACATATCCACGATTTAAAAGACATGGATATAATACTTAACCAATACCAACTAAAATTGCCCGATTTGTGTAATGAGGAAGAATGTGAGGAAGACGAATGTAAGGAGAATGGATGTAAAGAAAATAAAATTCCAAGGATTTTCGAGAAAATTGAAAATGACGCTTTTAATACTATTCGAAAAAAAGAGTACGAAGTAGATTTATGGAAGTATGTATATAATCAGACACTCAAATATAATTGTGCTGAGAAATTAATGTCCAATATAAACATGAAATATTATCATGAATATATGGGATATTTTATACCTGAATCTGAAGAATCTAGTGAAGCTATAAATCCTAATATGTTTAGAATATTTAATGCTTCAAACGGTGAAAACGAAATATATATTGAATCAATATTAAATGAAATCTCATTAGAAAATTTTAATGAAGTAGTTATACCCTATACCAATGGAAAAATGAACAGACTTTCTAAAATTATTACAGAGAATATTTTTGGTTAA
- the cobK gene encoding precorrin-6A reductase, translated as MILMLCGTGDARELALDLSRRGLSLLASVVTASAAERLEEAGIRTRTGRLDMLGMITLLQEGNYRAVVDGSHPFALEAHANAIRAAAALGLPYYRYERRSLAFDSHPKLIPVHSYEEAALAAKAIKGSVMLTTGGKTLEVFAQVLLGDPEVRLTVRLLPCLENIEKCLRLGVEQRNIIALQGPFSRKMNEAMFRHYGTQVMITKESGAQGAVDEKLRTALDMGLYVILITRPQLLFDGIGGVYDSFDALAESVQAELAERPEYRAVKR; from the coding sequence ATGATTCTGATGCTCTGCGGGACAGGCGACGCGCGGGAGCTGGCGCTGGACTTGTCACGCCGGGGGCTGTCCCTGCTGGCCTCGGTAGTGACTGCAAGCGCGGCGGAACGGCTGGAGGAGGCTGGAATCCGCACCAGGACCGGGCGGCTGGATATGCTGGGGATGATCACGCTTTTGCAGGAAGGTAATTATCGCGCTGTGGTGGACGGCAGCCATCCCTTTGCGCTTGAAGCGCATGCCAACGCTATCCGGGCTGCTGCAGCGCTGGGACTGCCATACTACCGCTATGAGCGGCGGAGTCTTGCGTTTGACAGTCATCCGAAGCTTATTCCTGTACATTCCTATGAGGAAGCCGCCCTTGCAGCGAAGGCGATAAAAGGCTCGGTGATGCTGACGACCGGAGGCAAGACACTGGAGGTCTTTGCGCAGGTGCTGCTGGGTGATCCGGAAGTGCGTCTGACGGTCCGGCTGCTGCCCTGCCTGGAGAATATAGAGAAATGCCTGAGACTGGGGGTTGAACAGCGGAATATCATTGCGCTTCAGGGGCCTTTTTCACGGAAAATGAATGAAGCCATGTTCCGGCATTACGGTACACAGGTCATGATTACCAAGGAAAGCGGCGCACAGGGAGCTGTGGATGAGAAGCTGCGTACAGCGCTGGATATGGGATTGTATGTCATCCTCATCACCCGGCCGCAGCTGTTGTTTGACGGGATTGGCGGGGTGTATGACTCCTTTGATGCGCTGGCAGAGTCGGTCCAGGCGGAGCTGGCGGAAAGGCCGGAGTACCGTGCGGTTAAACGCTGA
- a CDS encoding peptide deformylase has translation MESMMIRPICKDKIMLSQRSAPATREDVQVVDDLLDTLRANADRCVGMAANMIGVNKRIIVFSVGPMNIPMINPVITKRTGPYEAEEGCLSLEGVRQTIRYQSIEIEFLDRNFKHQKQVFTGMTAQIIQHEVDHCEGIII, from the coding sequence ATGGAGAGTATGATGATCAGACCTATTTGTAAAGATAAGATAATGTTAAGCCAGCGGTCCGCTCCGGCAACCAGGGAGGATGTGCAGGTGGTAGATGACCTTCTGGATACGCTCCGGGCAAATGCAGACCGGTGTGTCGGTATGGCGGCCAACATGATCGGTGTTAATAAGCGCATCATTGTGTTCAGCGTCGGGCCAATGAACATACCCATGATCAATCCGGTCATCACCAAGCGTACCGGGCCCTATGAAGCAGAGGAAGGTTGCCTCTCACTGGAAGGCGTACGGCAGACTATCCGTTACCAGAGCATTGAGATAGAGTTCTTAGACCGTAACTTCAAGCATCAGAAACAGGTTTTCACCGGCATGACCGCGCAGATCATTCAGCATGAGGTCGATCACTGCGAGGGGATCATAATTTGA
- a CDS encoding DUF6171 family protein, with translation MSTTTACKGCRDDYKVTEAQIARILASSMFTPDNTAPEEVYAARFALCSACPKLQDGVTCTACGCIIPVVARLKARGCPLPGGGLWQPVVD, from the coding sequence ATGAGTACAACAACTGCCTGCAAAGGCTGCCGGGATGATTACAAAGTGACAGAGGCACAGATTGCCCGGATTTTGGCTTCCTCCATGTTCACGCCCGACAATACTGCGCCGGAAGAAGTATACGCGGCCCGCTTCGCTCTGTGCTCTGCGTGTCCCAAGCTTCAAGACGGCGTGACCTGTACCGCCTGCGGCTGTATTATTCCGGTTGTCGCCCGGCTTAAAGCTCGCGGCTGCCCGTTGCCGGGAGGCGGGCTGTGGCAGCCTGTCGTTGATTAA
- a CDS encoding ArsR/SmtB family transcription factor translates to MKLDLTEDSLPVYEALSSSVRLHMLRLLAVQPMNVKELAGAVNLSSAIMTMHVRKLEAAGLIRTHMAPGRSGLQKICSLAAENVEIIFPAQAKAERKAYRKEIPVGHYSDFQIEPTCGLATTEQVIGNFDDPRYFWDMERVNAGILWFGKGYVEYKIPNFLLTSQQPEELVITMEIASEAPSTNNNWPSDIAFTLNGHKLGYWTSPGDYGDRLGKYTPLWWPAYTNQYGLLKQLRVTPKGTFMDGLKLSDITLEHVGIRDKQWTFRLSVDEDAEHIGGLTLFGKGFGNYNDDLVVELFYTDSASPAEPAEAAE, encoded by the coding sequence ATGAAACTAGATCTCACCGAAGACTCTTTACCGGTGTACGAAGCATTATCCAGTAGCGTACGCCTTCATATGCTCCGGTTGCTTGCTGTTCAACCCATGAACGTCAAGGAGCTGGCTGGAGCAGTCAATCTCAGCAGCGCGATTATGACGATGCATGTGCGCAAACTGGAGGCTGCCGGGCTAATCCGCACCCACATGGCTCCCGGACGAAGCGGTTTACAGAAGATCTGTTCACTTGCTGCCGAGAATGTAGAAATCATCTTCCCTGCACAGGCCAAGGCCGAACGCAAGGCTTACCGCAAGGAGATCCCTGTCGGCCACTACTCCGATTTTCAGATCGAACCCACCTGCGGGCTGGCCACTACGGAGCAGGTGATCGGCAACTTCGACGACCCGCGTTATTTCTGGGATATGGAAAGGGTTAATGCCGGTATTCTCTGGTTTGGAAAAGGATATGTCGAATACAAAATCCCGAACTTCCTGTTAACCAGCCAGCAGCCGGAGGAGCTCGTCATTACGATGGAGATTGCCTCCGAAGCGCCTTCAACCAATAACAATTGGCCGTCAGACATCGCCTTCACCCTGAATGGCCATAAGCTGGGTTATTGGACAAGTCCGGGTGACTACGGGGACCGCCTGGGCAAATACACACCCTTATGGTGGCCTGCTTATACCAACCAATACGGCCTGCTCAAGCAGCTGCGCGTTACACCAAAAGGAACATTCATGGACGGCCTTAAGCTATCTGACATTACGCTTGAGCATGTCGGTATCAGGGACAAGCAGTGGACCTTCCGTCTCTCGGTAGATGAAGACGCTGAACATATCGGCGGCCTCACCCTGTTCGGTAAGGGATTCGGCAATTACAACGACGATCTCGTCGTTGAGCTATTCTATACCGACAGCGCCAGCCCCGCAGAGCCGGCTGAAGCAGCCGAATAA
- the cobJ gene encoding precorrin-3B C(17)-methyltransferase, translating to MEKQGKLLIIGFGPGALQQITGRALAAIEESEAVIGYNTYVELIKPLLKHQEIVGTGMTEEVSRAQEAVRRAEAGQTIAVISSGDAGVYGMAGLVYEVLMERGWNRTEGVEVEVIPGISAIQSCSSLLGAPIMHDSCTISLSDHLTPWESIAARVDAAGAADFVIAFYNPRSGKRTRQIEEARSILLRYRDPATPVGIVKNAYRDRQQVIVTTLQAMLEHEIGMLSTVVVGNSATTVYDGLMVTPRGYERKYNLGAETQALKPHERLRTAAEPWSLAAAAQSTSGSGATCSIADSSAPSVLQNMPRAHASAVLSAVAFESDGLEVSPGLGSRRYSSAQLRLLAELAGDDGQLASLKDGDFLLRSSHCGPEEIADKLAAAGLSVSRPGDFVKVKTCGFCELKKNEGLGAAVRLHERLHGLAVPRGLQISVAGCGMACSSAVLEDIGVVYSRGSYELYLGGKKTGRGAHAGSLVREGMDEDEAVAAVTAVVEQYRNKGKANERFFAFFESIGTVESGVWVTGQANNTSWSGEKNRMTRKTILLVGHGSRIEEGNEELRNFTAQLAARKPELNIETCFIELASPSIAGGIERSVAGGAGVVYVVPIILFAAGHSKLDIPLAIDQAKKKYPAVEFIYGRPVGVQERAVDILLDRITEAVPLGMRDKPEREPVAAEDTIVLVMGRGGSDPDANSDFYKLARLLWEHTAYKSVESCFIAIARPSLNEGLERCLALGARKIVVLPYLLFTGVLMKQFTERVAEFAAAHPEVEVEIGSYIGNHPLLADMLAERIEETLEGKSFANCDNCRYRDAAGLHHHHHHHHHGEEGHGHDHGHGHNHEPHHGDEHEPHHGHNHHHGHSHAHDHGHDDSVPAAAAGSPKEL from the coding sequence ATGGAGAAACAAGGAAAGCTGCTGATTATCGGCTTTGGCCCCGGTGCCCTGCAACAGATTACAGGCCGAGCACTCGCTGCAATTGAGGAGAGCGAAGCGGTCATCGGCTACAACACTTATGTCGAGCTTATTAAGCCGCTGCTGAAGCATCAGGAAATTGTCGGCACAGGGATGACCGAAGAAGTCAGCCGGGCTCAGGAAGCGGTGCGCCGGGCGGAGGCGGGCCAGACGATAGCCGTCATCTCCAGCGGCGATGCCGGCGTGTACGGAATGGCCGGACTGGTCTATGAGGTGCTGATGGAACGCGGCTGGAACCGTACAGAGGGTGTGGAGGTTGAGGTAATCCCCGGAATATCGGCGATTCAGTCCTGCTCGTCCCTCCTCGGAGCGCCGATTATGCATGATTCGTGCACGATTAGCCTAAGCGACCATCTGACGCCATGGGAGAGCATTGCCGCGCGGGTTGATGCAGCGGGTGCTGCGGATTTTGTGATTGCCTTTTATAATCCGCGCAGCGGCAAACGGACGCGCCAGATCGAGGAAGCGCGCAGTATTCTGCTCCGCTACCGTGATCCGGCCACGCCGGTTGGCATTGTCAAGAATGCCTACCGGGACCGCCAGCAGGTCATTGTAACGACGCTGCAGGCGATGCTGGAGCATGAAATCGGCATGCTCTCTACAGTCGTGGTAGGCAACTCTGCTACCACTGTGTATGACGGCCTGATGGTGACGCCGCGCGGTTATGAGCGCAAGTACAATCTTGGCGCGGAGACTCAGGCGCTGAAGCCGCATGAGCGGCTGCGGACCGCGGCTGAGCCCTGGTCGCTGGCGGCAGCAGCGCAGAGCACTTCCGGCAGCGGTGCGACCTGCAGCATAGCGGATAGCAGTGCCCCTTCTGTCCTGCAGAATATGCCCCGGGCGCATGCTTCTGCCGTATTATCGGCAGTTGCATTTGAATCTGACGGACTTGAGGTTTCGCCGGGGCTTGGCAGCCGGAGATACAGCAGTGCCCAGCTGCGTCTGCTGGCAGAGCTTGCGGGCGATGACGGTCAGCTCGCGTCTTTAAAGGACGGAGATTTTCTCTTGCGCAGCAGTCACTGCGGGCCGGAGGAGATTGCGGATAAACTGGCTGCTGCCGGGCTGAGCGTTAGCCGGCCGGGTGATTTTGTAAAAGTGAAAACCTGCGGGTTCTGTGAGCTCAAAAAAAATGAAGGTCTAGGAGCAGCTGTCCGCCTGCATGAGCGGCTTCATGGGCTGGCTGTCCCCCGCGGGCTCCAGATCAGTGTTGCCGGCTGCGGCATGGCCTGCAGCTCGGCGGTGCTGGAGGATATCGGCGTCGTGTACTCCAGAGGCAGCTATGAGCTTTACCTCGGAGGGAAGAAGACGGGCCGGGGGGCACATGCAGGCAGCCTGGTTCGTGAAGGCATGGACGAGGATGAAGCCGTTGCCGCGGTAACCGCTGTTGTTGAGCAATACCGGAATAAGGGGAAGGCAAACGAGCGGTTTTTTGCCTTTTTTGAGTCGATAGGCACTGTGGAGAGCGGAGTATGGGTAACTGGGCAAGCGAATAACACAAGCTGGAGCGGAGAGAAGAACAGGATGACCCGAAAAACAATACTGCTTGTAGGCCATGGCAGCCGGATTGAAGAGGGCAATGAGGAATTGCGGAATTTTACAGCCCAGCTTGCTGCCCGTAAGCCTGAGCTGAACATTGAGACCTGCTTCATCGAATTGGCTTCTCCTTCGATTGCCGGAGGGATTGAACGAAGTGTAGCCGGTGGTGCCGGGGTGGTGTATGTTGTGCCGATTATTTTATTTGCGGCAGGACATTCCAAGCTGGATATCCCCCTGGCGATTGACCAGGCCAAAAAGAAGTATCCCGCAGTGGAGTTTATCTACGGTCGTCCGGTTGGTGTGCAGGAGAGAGCGGTGGACATATTGCTGGACCGGATCACGGAGGCTGTGCCTCTAGGAATGCGGGATAAACCTGAGAGAGAGCCGGTAGCTGCCGAGGATACCATCGTGCTGGTCATGGGCCGCGGGGGCAGCGATCCCGATGCGAACAGTGACTTCTACAAGCTGGCAAGGCTGCTGTGGGAACACACTGCTTATAAAAGCGTTGAGAGCTGCTTTATCGCCATTGCCCGGCCATCGCTGAACGAGGGCCTGGAACGCTGTCTGGCACTGGGTGCGCGTAAAATTGTAGTGCTGCCGTATCTGCTCTTCACCGGAGTGCTGATGAAGCAGTTTACAGAGAGGGTCGCAGAGTTTGCCGCAGCGCATCCGGAGGTCGAGGTGGAGATCGGCAGCTATATCGGCAATCATCCGCTGCTGGCGGATATGCTCGCAGAGCGTATTGAGGAGACGCTGGAAGGCAAGTCCTTCGCCAACTGCGATAACTGCAGATACAGGGATGCAGCAGGTTTGCATCACCACCACCATCATCACCATCATGGTGAAGAAGGACACGGGCATGACCATGGACATGGACACAACCACGAGCCTCATCATGGTGATGAACATGAACCGCATCATGGTCACAATCATCATCACGGGCATTCCCATGCACATGATCATGGACATGATGATTCTGTTCCAGCGGCTGCTGCGGGCAGCCCGAAGGAGCTGTAG